From the genome of Synechococcales cyanobacterium T60_A2020_003, one region includes:
- a CDS encoding penicillin-binding protein 2 gives MGSSSPRLRSTALSNYSPANRRSARRRLSEMPVKRTGLNSVRSRLLIVWGLLMLGLGALALNLVRIQVFQAGMLQARATDQQTLVLSATQPRRSILDRNGTVMAIDEPVYTLYAHPIMFQKDVQEIAASLAPILEKPVPDLLQTLTSGESGIRILDGIPEDMANRIRNLRLDGLELLQTYQRFYPQQDLFGPLLGYVDVDRQAQAGIEMSQADAIERTGDGLELRRTGDGFVLPTENLPEQASVPDQLQLQTTLDSDLQRVAQDAIQKQVETYKAKRGVVLVMDALDGSLLTMAGYPSYDPNQYYKADVEQFKNWAISDVYEPGSTFKPINVAIALQEGVIQPDDYVDDPGHIQIGEWPIENFDYKYVGGRGSISITEVLKNSSNVGMVRIMRKLQPSVYYKWLQKLGLGELTGIDLPFEGAGYLKDKKQFVDSAIEPATAAFGQGLSLTPIQLLQIHAALANGGKLVVPHLVKGLVDSSGQVQWQPERAAPKQIFDADVTRKVLKMMETVVTDGTGQNAQVPGYRVAGKTGTSQKAGPNGGYLDGVKITSFVATFPVENPRYVVLAVVDEPVGADAFGSTVAAPAVRAVIETLITLEKLPPSEMDEFSPGPRPVPEAEATTPGDENANSEDADTNSEDTALPVID, from the coding sequence ATGGGATCTTCGAGTCCGCGCTTACGTTCAACAGCCTTGTCCAATTACTCGCCTGCAAACCGTCGATCGGCGCGGCGGCGACTATCAGAGATGCCTGTGAAGCGCACAGGGCTGAATTCGGTGCGATCGCGCCTACTGATCGTGTGGGGCTTGTTGATGCTGGGATTGGGGGCATTGGCCTTAAACCTAGTGCGTATTCAAGTGTTCCAAGCGGGCATGCTGCAAGCGCGAGCGACCGATCAACAAACGCTTGTCCTGAGCGCCACCCAACCTCGCCGGTCGATTCTAGATCGCAATGGCACGGTGATGGCCATCGATGAACCCGTTTATACCCTCTATGCCCATCCGATTATGTTTCAAAAGGATGTGCAAGAGATTGCAGCTAGCCTTGCCCCCATCTTAGAAAAACCAGTACCAGATCTACTCCAAACCCTAACCAGTGGGGAAAGCGGCATTCGGATTCTAGATGGCATTCCTGAGGATATGGCAAACCGGATTCGGAATCTCCGTCTAGATGGCCTAGAACTGCTACAAACCTACCAGCGCTTCTATCCCCAGCAGGATCTCTTTGGTCCGTTGTTGGGATACGTGGATGTCGATCGCCAAGCCCAAGCGGGTATCGAAATGAGTCAGGCGGATGCCATTGAACGGACGGGGGATGGGCTAGAGTTGCGGCGGACAGGGGACGGCTTTGTTTTGCCCACGGAGAATCTGCCGGAGCAGGCCTCTGTTCCGGATCAGCTCCAACTGCAAACAACTCTCGATAGCGATCTCCAGCGCGTTGCCCAAGATGCGATTCAGAAACAGGTAGAAACCTATAAAGCGAAGCGAGGCGTCGTGCTGGTAATGGATGCGTTGGACGGTTCTTTGCTCACGATGGCTGGGTATCCATCCTACGATCCCAATCAGTATTACAAGGCCGATGTTGAGCAGTTTAAGAACTGGGCGATTAGCGATGTGTATGAGCCCGGTTCAACCTTCAAGCCTATTAATGTGGCGATCGCCCTCCAAGAAGGTGTCATTCAGCCCGATGACTACGTAGATGATCCTGGTCATATTCAAATCGGAGAATGGCCGATTGAAAACTTTGACTACAAGTACGTGGGTGGTCGAGGCAGTATTAGCATTACTGAAGTTCTGAAAAACTCCAGCAACGTAGGCATGGTGCGGATCATGCGAAAGCTGCAACCATCTGTGTACTACAAATGGCTGCAAAAGCTTGGACTTGGAGAGCTTACGGGTATTGATCTCCCCTTTGAAGGGGCGGGGTATCTGAAGGACAAGAAACAATTTGTCGATTCAGCGATTGAACCTGCAACTGCTGCGTTTGGACAAGGATTGTCGCTAACGCCTATTCAGCTTTTACAAATCCATGCGGCTTTAGCCAACGGAGGAAAACTCGTTGTTCCCCATTTAGTCAAAGGCTTAGTGGATAGCTCCGGGCAGGTACAATGGCAACCGGAACGGGCAGCCCCGAAACAAATCTTTGATGCTGATGTCACGCGGAAAGTCCTGAAGATGATGGAAACGGTGGTGACCGATGGAACGGGTCAGAATGCCCAGGTGCCAGGATATCGAGTCGCAGGAAAAACAGGAACATCGCAGAAAGCAGGGCCGAATGGTGGTTATTTAGATGGGGTCAAGATTACGAGTTTTGTGGCAACGTTCCCCGTTGAAAACCCTCGTTACGTGGTGTTGGCGGTCGTCGATGAGCCAGTGGGTGCGGATGCGTTTGGGTCAACGGTGGCCGCTCCGGCTG
- a CDS encoding oligosaccharide flippase family protein, translating to MSLKKSLARGASQALSVQVLGMIVAYGTQILLARWMTMDAFRAYEYAIAISGFLAFLSSLGLPSAVLRFIPEYTVQQKWAQVRGIIGTSWRYTLGFSSIVAIASLGVLGVGSAFQRMTIAPALLIGIATMPLQALAKLQGELARAKHRIVLAYAPLKLAVPVPLNPPSNRWE from the coding sequence GTGAGCTTAAAGAAATCGTTAGCACGGGGAGCCAGCCAAGCGCTGAGCGTTCAAGTTCTGGGGATGATCGTTGCTTACGGCACTCAAATTTTGCTGGCACGATGGATGACTATGGATGCCTTTAGAGCCTACGAGTATGCGATCGCCATTAGTGGATTCTTAGCCTTTTTATCGAGCTTGGGTTTACCGAGTGCGGTACTGCGCTTTATTCCGGAGTACACCGTACAGCAAAAGTGGGCACAGGTACGCGGCATTATCGGCACCAGTTGGCGCTATACCCTGGGATTTAGCAGTATCGTGGCGATCGCCAGTCTTGGAGTGTTAGGCGTCGGCTCTGCGTTTCAGCGAATGACCATCGCACCCGCCCTGCTGATCGGCATTGCCACCATGCCCCTGCAAGCCTTGGCAAAACTCCAGGGAGAGCTTGCCCGTGCCAAACATCGGATTGTGTTAGCCTATGCCCCACTAAAGCTTGCGGTTCCGGTGCCGTTGAATCCACCATCAAACAGATGGGAATGA
- a CDS encoding type 2 isopentenyl-diphosphate Delta-isomerase: MQFSQKDALESPISSIETPPFSQESALPSPNGSDAQATQQRKADHIRICLEDDVQCHQTTTGFERYRFQHCCLPELSWDDITLQTTFLGKSLKAPLLISSMTGGTEQAKMINQRLAAIAQHYRFAMGVGSQRVAVENPAVNSTFAVRAIAPDIPLFANLGAVQLNYAYGVDECLRVVDWLEADALILHINPLQECVQTRGDTNFRGLLDKIATVCDRLPVPVIAKEVGNGISASVAQKLLDAGVRAIDVAGAGGTSWARVESERATDPKQRRLGNTFANWGIPTADCITAIRAIAPTVPLIASGGLRNGLDAATAIALGADLAGLAFPFLQAASESESALHDLADVLVAELTTVLFCTGHASLDALKHSSCLERIH; encoded by the coding sequence ATGCAGTTCTCTCAAAAGGATGCGCTTGAGTCGCCTATATCGAGTATAGAAACTCCCCCTTTCTCCCAGGAATCAGCGTTGCCCTCCCCGAACGGCAGCGACGCCCAAGCCACGCAGCAGCGGAAAGCCGATCACATCCGAATTTGTCTAGAAGACGATGTGCAGTGTCATCAAACCACTACCGGATTTGAACGGTATCGGTTTCAGCACTGTTGCCTGCCGGAACTCAGTTGGGATGACATTACCCTCCAAACCACGTTCCTCGGTAAATCTCTCAAGGCTCCGCTGCTAATCTCCTCCATGACCGGAGGCACTGAACAGGCCAAGATGATTAACCAACGCCTTGCCGCGATCGCCCAACACTATAGATTTGCGATGGGGGTTGGGTCGCAGCGGGTCGCCGTCGAAAATCCAGCCGTGAACTCCACCTTTGCGGTACGGGCGATCGCTCCAGACATTCCCCTGTTTGCCAATCTGGGTGCGGTGCAGTTGAATTATGCCTATGGCGTGGACGAATGCCTGCGCGTTGTCGATTGGCTGGAGGCCGATGCCCTGATTCTCCACATCAATCCCCTCCAGGAATGTGTGCAAACCCGGGGCGACACCAACTTTCGGGGACTGCTCGATAAGATTGCAACGGTGTGCGATCGCCTCCCTGTTCCTGTGATTGCTAAGGAAGTTGGTAATGGCATCTCGGCCTCGGTGGCCCAAAAACTGCTCGATGCCGGGGTGCGCGCTATTGATGTAGCGGGAGCGGGGGGCACATCTTGGGCACGGGTTGAAAGCGAACGCGCCACCGATCCCAAACAGCGTCGGCTGGGAAATACCTTTGCCAACTGGGGCATTCCGACCGCGGATTGCATTACCGCGATTCGGGCGATCGCCCCTACTGTGCCCTTAATTGCATCGGGTGGGCTTCGCAATGGACTGGATGCCGCAACGGCGATCGCCCTGGGAGCCGATCTCGCTGGTCTAGCCTTTCCCTTCCTACAAGCGGCCTCGGAGTCGGAATCTGCCCTGCATGATTTGGCAGACGTCCTAGTTGCGGAGCTGACCACCGTTCTCTTCTGCACAGGCCATGCGTCTTTGGATGCGCTGAAACACAGTTCTTGCCTAGAACGAATACACTAA
- the sppA gene encoding signal peptide peptidase SppA yields the protein MRDFLKTVFASFVGLLLFSTLSLGGLIAFLALIALGSRSGPIIEDDSVLVLDLSLDITDAGPSADPGALINDAIAGRSTPEAVSLRTVLEAIHAAENDDRISGLLIQGNIDPAAQGSGFATLYEVRKALEAFKESGKPIYAYETDWSEREYYLTSLADTVILNATGGMELNGLSAENTFFAGALDKFGIDVQVLRAGNFKSAVEPFIRSDNSPESEQQLQVLLNDLWNEFLTATSASRDLQPNQLQQIANTKGFVLAEDALSAGLVDEVSYDSEVIDQLRELTGESTDKNAKDTATFRYIDLLSYAQATEATSRQADKIAVIYAEGEIVSGEGGFGMIGGDSLSRLLREIRADESVKAVVLRVNSPGGGASPSEMIAHEVRLTSEVKPVIISMGNVAASGGYMISAYGDRIFASPTTITGSIGVFGLVANVKELANENGVTWDVVKTAPFADSGTLAHPLTPQEIAIQQQIIDRTYDDFLTTVAEGRSLDKAKVNSVAQGRVWSGIQAQKVGLVDELGGLEAAIQAAADQAKLGDTWSLQDYPEPRTFPQQLLESLFGVTWRDRLARTHSTDPLTAELLQVQSQMQIFSQLNDPRQVYSVMPFLPTIQ from the coding sequence ATGCGCGACTTCCTGAAAACCGTTTTTGCTAGCTTTGTTGGCCTTTTGCTCTTTTCAACCCTCAGCCTAGGAGGACTCATTGCATTTCTGGCACTCATTGCCCTAGGTTCGCGGTCAGGCCCCATTATTGAAGACGACTCTGTATTAGTGCTAGATCTTTCCCTCGATATTACAGATGCTGGACCCTCCGCCGATCCGGGGGCATTGATCAATGACGCGATCGCCGGACGCAGCACGCCCGAAGCCGTATCCCTACGAACGGTGCTAGAGGCGATTCACGCCGCCGAGAACGATGACCGAATCTCTGGATTGCTCATCCAAGGCAATATTGATCCTGCCGCCCAAGGATCGGGCTTTGCCACTCTCTACGAAGTCCGCAAAGCGCTAGAAGCTTTTAAAGAGAGTGGCAAACCGATCTACGCCTACGAAACGGATTGGTCAGAGCGGGAATATTACCTCACCTCCCTGGCCGATACCGTGATTCTCAATGCCACGGGAGGGATGGAACTGAATGGGCTCAGTGCCGAAAATACGTTTTTTGCGGGCGCACTCGACAAATTTGGGATTGATGTCCAAGTGCTGCGAGCGGGCAATTTCAAATCTGCGGTGGAACCGTTTATTCGTAGCGATAATAGTCCCGAAAGTGAACAGCAGTTACAGGTATTACTCAACGACCTCTGGAACGAATTTCTGACGGCAACCTCAGCAAGCCGCGATTTGCAACCGAATCAGCTTCAACAAATTGCCAATACTAAAGGCTTTGTCCTGGCTGAAGATGCTCTCAGCGCTGGACTGGTGGATGAGGTTAGCTACGACAGTGAGGTGATCGATCAACTCCGGGAGTTGACCGGAGAATCGACGGACAAAAACGCCAAAGATACCGCTACATTTCGCTATATTGATCTGCTGAGCTATGCCCAGGCCACTGAAGCTACAAGTCGGCAGGCTGACAAAATAGCGGTCATCTATGCCGAGGGTGAAATTGTCAGCGGCGAAGGGGGCTTTGGCATGATCGGGGGGGATTCTCTGTCGCGCCTGCTCCGTGAAATTCGCGCGGATGAGTCGGTGAAAGCGGTGGTGCTGCGGGTCAATAGCCCAGGCGGAGGCGCTTCACCCTCGGAAATGATCGCCCATGAGGTGAGGCTAACCAGCGAGGTTAAACCGGTGATCATTTCCATGGGCAATGTGGCGGCATCGGGTGGCTATATGATTTCGGCCTATGGCGATCGCATCTTTGCGTCACCGACGACCATTACCGGATCGATCGGCGTTTTCGGCCTCGTCGCCAATGTGAAAGAACTGGCCAATGAAAACGGCGTGACTTGGGATGTGGTCAAAACCGCTCCCTTTGCAGATTCGGGAACCCTAGCCCATCCGCTGACGCCGCAGGAAATCGCGATTCAACAGCAAATTATCGATCGCACCTATGATGACTTCCTCACGACCGTAGCCGAGGGGCGATCGCTCGATAAAGCAAAAGTTAATTCTGTGGCGCAAGGGCGAGTGTGGTCGGGCATCCAAGCCCAAAAAGTGGGATTGGTGGATGAACTGGGCGGGTTAGAAGCGGCGATCCAGGCAGCCGCCGATCAGGCAAAACTGGGAGACACTTGGAGTCTTCAGGACTATCCCGAACCGCGCACCTTCCCACAACAGCTTTTGGAAAGTTTGTTTGGCGTAACGTGGCGCGATCGCCTTGCCCGAACCCATTCCACCGATCCGCTTACAGCAGAACTGTTACAGGTTCAGAGCCAGATGCAAATCTTTTCTCAACTGAATGATCCGCGTCAGGTGTACTCCGTCATGCCGTTCCTGCCAACTATTCAATAG
- a CDS encoding nucleoside:proton symporter: protein MILNVISFVGIFFLCAIAWIFSENRSAKYFPWRVVIWGIVLQLILGFLVFWFPPTKFALNAFSRLLDSVFIAADAGARFVFGPALIPLPGEAPQPGIGTIFAFRVLPTVIFFGGLMALLYNIGVIQPVVNFFARIFYRTMRLSGAEALSGAANIFVGIESAIVVRPFLARMTRSELCAILACCFGTAASSTLAIYVRALEDVFPNILLHLISASIIAIPACFLLSKILVPETEVPATAEGIDQMTTDADQDDSLQQIAGEAIENMSPVDAAILGAIDGMKMAVTIAAVLIFIVGIVSLINQLFAGLAALAGTGIPVLTQIGQVFSVVTIENILGVLFLPLTLLTGVSLDWNEIWMSSVLIGSRLLQTAIPSYQKLGQLGAEGVLSDRAILIVSYALSGFAHIASVGIFVGGLISLIPSRRRDISELGWKALFVGTLATIMIACVSGVFDTGDPSILGDRATPIPAVETPAPAPSTPSPASPSP, encoded by the coding sequence ATGATTCTCAACGTGATTTCGTTCGTGGGCATCTTTTTTCTGTGCGCGATCGCCTGGATCTTTTCCGAGAATCGTTCAGCGAAGTATTTTCCCTGGCGTGTCGTCATTTGGGGCATTGTACTTCAGCTCATTTTGGGATTCCTCGTCTTCTGGTTCCCCCCTACCAAGTTTGCCCTCAATGCCTTTAGCCGACTTCTTGACAGCGTCTTCATCGCTGCCGATGCCGGGGCACGTTTTGTCTTTGGCCCTGCGTTAATCCCCCTTCCAGGAGAAGCCCCTCAACCTGGTATTGGCACCATTTTTGCCTTCCGGGTATTGCCCACGGTGATCTTCTTCGGTGGCTTAATGGCGCTACTGTACAATATTGGTGTGATTCAACCTGTTGTGAACTTCTTTGCTCGCATCTTCTACCGCACCATGCGCCTGAGTGGAGCGGAGGCTCTGAGCGGAGCCGCTAACATCTTTGTGGGCATTGAATCAGCCATTGTAGTGCGTCCGTTTTTGGCAAGAATGACGCGCAGTGAGCTGTGTGCGATTTTAGCCTGTTGCTTTGGAACCGCAGCATCCTCGACCCTAGCGATCTACGTCCGAGCACTGGAAGATGTCTTCCCTAACATTTTGCTCCACCTGATTTCTGCGTCTATTATTGCGATTCCGGCCTGTTTCCTACTGTCGAAAATCCTGGTTCCCGAAACCGAAGTTCCGGCAACTGCAGAAGGCATCGATCAGATGACGACCGATGCCGATCAAGATGATAGCCTTCAGCAGATTGCGGGAGAGGCGATTGAAAATATGAGTCCTGTGGATGCGGCGATCTTGGGAGCGATCGACGGGATGAAAATGGCTGTCACGATCGCGGCGGTTCTGATCTTTATTGTGGGAATTGTTTCTCTCATTAACCAACTCTTTGCGGGTCTGGCGGCCTTAGCAGGTACCGGAATTCCGGTGCTAACCCAGATCGGTCAGGTGTTCAGCGTGGTCACTATCGAGAACATTTTAGGCGTTCTCTTCCTGCCACTAACGCTGCTGACGGGCGTTTCACTGGACTGGAATGAAATTTGGATGTCTTCAGTCCTCATTGGAAGTCGCCTACTGCAAACCGCTATTCCCTCCTATCAAAAACTGGGACAGCTTGGTGCTGAAGGAGTACTGAGCGATCGCGCCATCTTGATCGTGAGTTATGCCCTCTCTGGGTTTGCCCATATTGCCTCCGTGGGCATCTTTGTCGGTGGATTAATTTCGCTGATTCCGTCTCGCCGCAGAGATATTTCAGAACTGGGCTGGAAGGCTCTGTTCGTAGGAACCTTAGCCACCATCATGATTGCCTGCGTTTCTGGCGTGTTTGATACGGGTGATCCCAGCATTTTGGGCGATCGCGCAACTCCTATCCCCGCCGTTGAAACCCCTGCACCTGCACCATCAACGCCATCTCCCGCCTCTCCTAGCCCATAG
- a CDS encoding 4a-hydroxytetrahydrobiopterin dehydratase, giving the protein MAQRLSDTAIQEQIRTVPDWSLEGSTLTQSFKFKDFLEAIAFVNRLVEPAEAAGHHPDISISYNTVAIALTTHDAGGLTQLDFNLASVISQIAKSLS; this is encoded by the coding sequence ATGGCCCAACGACTATCAGACACCGCCATCCAAGAGCAAATTCGCACAGTACCCGATTGGAGTTTGGAAGGCTCCACCCTAACGCAGTCGTTTAAGTTTAAAGACTTTTTGGAAGCGATCGCCTTTGTGAACCGCTTGGTTGAGCCCGCTGAGGCCGCAGGGCATCATCCCGACATCTCAATCTCCTACAACACCGTGGCGATCGCCCTCACAACCCATGATGCGGGTGGCTTAACCCAGCTTGATTTCAACTTGGCGAGCGTCATCTCTCAGATTGCCAAATCTCTATCCTGA
- a CDS encoding carbohydrate porin: MTKIFWKSLLVAPAFLGAAMLASSGAIAAEAQDAVESSVEFVPVELSDVTSVDAIVDAEATVDVAQAAPVDSSSLNQVVQYANESNVNAMGQVTSIDQLSDVRPTDWAYQALQSLVERYGCIAGYPDGTYRGQQAMTRFEFAAGLNACLDRINEIIAAGLADVVTKEELAAIQRLQEEFAAELATLRGRVDALEARTDELEANQFSTTTKLSGTVLFNVAAEFGDVASDQATFGYRVRQNFDSSFTGDDRLRVRLQARDIEDFAGDPEGFSYSGDSNGDVVLDDLFYDFPLSSNIDVRIGANKLAVDDMVASTISPLDSSDYGSLSNFGLPQQYELLATGDAGAGLIFQFSDALSLDVGYTAGTASDPNPGFGLFNGSYSAIGQLTYLGSNWQSALTYIHTYLSSADLGATTSGVVGNTFGFQTNFIFGDIEVGGGIAYAEAIELATGDADVWSYQGTLAINDLGGEGNKLMLLGGVLPYTRDAGLSAFDGDFSIDPGGDTSVLVELSYLFKVNDRISITPGIIWVEDAIDSGDDAFIGALRTTFQF; encoded by the coding sequence ATGACTAAGATTTTTTGGAAATCTTTGCTAGTAGCTCCAGCATTCTTAGGTGCAGCCATGCTTGCGTCCTCTGGCGCGATCGCCGCAGAAGCCCAAGATGCTGTTGAGTCTTCAGTAGAATTTGTTCCCGTTGAATTGTCTGACGTTACATCAGTAGACGCAATTGTAGACGCTGAAGCGACCGTTGATGTAGCTCAAGCTGCTCCTGTTGACTCTTCGTCTTTGAACCAGGTTGTTCAGTACGCAAACGAGAGCAACGTCAACGCGATGGGTCAGGTAACCTCCATCGATCAGCTTTCTGATGTTCGTCCGACCGACTGGGCGTACCAAGCGCTGCAATCCTTGGTTGAGCGCTATGGCTGTATCGCAGGTTATCCCGATGGAACCTACCGCGGTCAGCAAGCGATGACTCGTTTTGAGTTTGCGGCTGGTTTGAACGCTTGCTTAGATCGAATCAACGAAATCATCGCGGCTGGTCTGGCAGACGTTGTTACGAAGGAAGAGTTGGCTGCTATCCAGCGCTTGCAAGAAGAATTTGCGGCTGAATTGGCAACCCTGCGTGGTCGTGTAGATGCTCTGGAAGCTCGTACCGATGAGCTAGAGGCCAATCAGTTCTCCACTACCACCAAGCTAAGCGGTACGGTACTGTTCAACGTTGCAGCTGAGTTCGGTGATGTTGCTAGCGACCAAGCTACCTTTGGATATCGCGTTCGTCAAAACTTTGACTCCAGCTTTACGGGTGACGATCGCTTGCGCGTTCGTCTCCAGGCTCGTGACATTGAAGACTTCGCTGGCGATCCGGAAGGATTCTCCTACTCGGGTGACAGCAATGGCGATGTTGTTCTAGACGATTTGTTCTACGACTTCCCGCTGAGCAGCAACATCGATGTTCGCATTGGTGCAAACAAGCTGGCGGTTGATGACATGGTTGCAAGCACCATCAGCCCTCTGGATAGCTCTGACTACGGTTCGCTGTCGAACTTCGGCCTCCCGCAGCAGTATGAACTCCTGGCAACAGGTGACGCTGGTGCAGGCTTAATCTTCCAGTTCAGTGATGCATTGAGCTTGGATGTAGGTTACACCGCGGGTACTGCATCTGATCCTAACCCTGGCTTTGGTCTGTTCAACGGTAGCTACAGCGCTATCGGTCAGTTGACCTATCTGGGTTCCAACTGGCAGTCTGCCCTCACCTATATCCACACTTACCTTTCCTCTGCGGATTTGGGTGCAACGACCAGCGGTGTTGTAGGTAACACCTTCGGCTTCCAGACCAACTTCATCTTCGGTGATATTGAAGTGGGTGGTGGTATTGCTTACGCTGAAGCAATTGAGCTGGCTACTGGCGATGCTGATGTATGGAGCTACCAGGGTACTCTGGCAATCAACGACCTAGGTGGCGAAGGCAACAAGCTAATGCTGCTCGGTGGTGTTCTGCCCTACACCCGCGATGCTGGTCTGTCCGCATTTGATGGCGACTTCTCAATCGATCCAGGTGGTGATACCTCGGTTCTGGTTGAACTGTCTTACTTATTCAAGGTCAACGATCGCATTTCGATCACCCCTGGTATCATCTGGGTTGAGGATGCCATTGACAGCGGTGATGATGCGTTCATCGGTGCATTGCGTACCACCTTCCAGTTCTAA
- a CDS encoding translation initiation factor encodes MAEKRKSSPKDAQGNRLVYSEFGNTDYAPATERAQPNLPPQQQNLRVQVSRKGRGGKTVTVISGFQSSPETLSGLLKKLKAHCGSGGTVKEQTLEIQGDHAQTLLDLLIKAGYKAKISGG; translated from the coding sequence ATGGCAGAAAAGCGAAAATCTTCTCCGAAGGATGCTCAGGGAAATCGACTGGTCTATTCCGAGTTTGGCAATACCGACTATGCCCCAGCAACGGAACGTGCCCAGCCCAATTTGCCACCCCAACAACAAAACCTGCGTGTCCAAGTCTCTCGTAAGGGGCGCGGCGGCAAGACCGTAACCGTTATCAGTGGCTTTCAGTCGAGTCCTGAAACTCTTTCAGGGCTGCTGAAGAAACTCAAGGCTCACTGTGGCTCGGGTGGAACTGTAAAAGAGCAGACCCTGGAAATTCAAGGTGATCATGCCCAAACGCTGCTTGATCTCCTGATAAAAGCAGGCTACAAAGCCAAGATTAGCGGCGGGTAA
- a CDS encoding HD domain-containing protein, translated as MYPTIAVESRLSQQLQFVMEIDKLKTILRQTLITDGSRRENSAEHSWHIALMAIAFVEYAPEAVDLLHVVKLLLVHDLVEIDAGDTFCYDDHGNDSKPEREQRAAERLFGLLPPDQACEFRAYWDEYEEQITTNAQFAKALDCLQPFLNNLQTNGHTWRLHGISRRQVEGRMQAIAVGAPALWSWVEQHIEGAIAAGYLKA; from the coding sequence ATGTATCCAACAATCGCGGTTGAATCCCGTCTGTCCCAACAGTTGCAGTTTGTTATGGAAATTGACAAGCTTAAAACGATTTTGAGACAAACGTTGATTACCGATGGATCGCGGCGAGAAAACAGCGCTGAACACTCATGGCACATTGCCCTAATGGCGATCGCCTTTGTGGAATACGCACCCGAGGCCGTCGATTTACTTCATGTTGTAAAACTGCTGTTGGTTCACGATCTGGTGGAAATCGATGCGGGGGATACCTTCTGCTACGATGACCACGGCAACGACAGCAAACCGGAACGAGAACAGCGTGCTGCGGAGCGGCTCTTTGGACTCCTACCGCCAGATCAAGCTTGTGAGTTTCGCGCCTACTGGGACGAATACGAAGAACAGATCACAACCAATGCCCAGTTCGCCAAAGCGCTCGATTGTCTCCAACCGTTTCTCAACAATTTACAGACGAACGGCCACACCTGGCGTTTACACGGTATTTCACGGCGTCAAGTTGAAGGCCGGATGCAGGCGATCGCCGTTGGTGCTCCAGCGCTATGGAGTTGGGTAGAACAACACATTGAAGGAGCGATCGCCGCAGGCTATTTGAAGGCTTAG
- a CDS encoding DUF1499 domain-containing protein, translating to MIKAGLALCLSFCILILISFGGVQAAIASPQPPSAIYLASSGGTVFKFSGKRPTTLGVQDGKLSACPSSPNCVSSQAPDGDAEHKIAPIPYTTSPEQALAAIKSIVQGMDRTAIITETEDYLYAEFTSALMGFVDDVEFFVDPTAQVIQVRSASRLGQSDLGVNRKRIEDIRAQFRA from the coding sequence CTTGATTAGCTTTGGCGGTGTTCAAGCGGCGATCGCCAGTCCACAGCCTCCATCCGCCATTTACTTAGCATCCTCTGGAGGAACGGTGTTCAAGTTTTCAGGAAAACGTCCCACCACCCTTGGCGTTCAGGATGGCAAACTGTCCGCCTGCCCTAGCTCACCCAACTGTGTCAGCAGCCAAGCGCCCGATGGAGATGCCGAGCATAAAATTGCTCCCATCCCCTACACAACCTCTCCGGAACAAGCGCTTGCAGCGATTAAATCCATAGTTCAAGGCATGGATCGCACCGCTATCATTACGGAGACAGAGGACTACTTGTATGCTGAATTCACAAGCGCCCTCATGGGATTTGTGGATGATGTGGAATTCTTCGTCGATCCAACTGCACAGGTGATCCAGGTACGGTCTGCGTCCCGGCTCGGCCAGTCGGATTTGGGTGTGAATCGCAAGCGGATCGAAGACATTCGGGCACAGTTCCGGGCTTGA